AATGGCGGGGACGACTTCATTCATCTAGCACATGAAATGGCTGCGGCTACAGACATCATCTTCTGCACTCCTGTCTACTGGTACGCCATGAGCGCTCAGCTGAAGACATTTATTGACCGCTTCTCAGACCTCATCACACGCAACAAAGAGATCGGCCGCTCCCTTGCCGGTAAGCGTACCTGGCTCATTGCTACAGGATCAGACGAAACCCTGCCCGAAGGATTCGAAATTCCTTTCGCTCTCACTAGCCAATACTTCCAGATGCACTACTCCGGAGCCCTCTATGGGCAAACCAACGACGATGGACTCCTCCCCATCGCTTTAGAAGAAGCCAAAACCTTCGCCGGCAAAATTCTTGGCACACCATCCATCTAACCCACTTCTCGATACATCCCCCATCTTGGCGACGTAGCTAATGGAAGAAACCATGAAGTACGTTTGGCTACTAATCACGGCCCTCCTGCTCGCGAGCTGCGGAGAGAAGTCGTCTACACAAACAGTCTCTACCCTAGAACCCCAGCCTACGCCCTTAGAGTGGCATGAGGCCCAGAACAGTATCGCAGCCTACCGCGAGCTCCAGCCGGATCGCCCCATCCTCGCGGCCTTTACCTCCAAATGGGAAATTCCCTTCGCTATCGACGCCCTGCAAACTGCAGAAACAGAGCAAGTCCTCGCCAGGCATCATTGCCTCTGCCTGATCTACCCTACGGAAACACGTGAAAGCATCGGCACCTCGGAATGCCAACGGCTCGGCAACCACCTGCCGCTCGTCGTACTGAGCTTGCCCGGTCAGCCTGATCGACTCTTCAAGCCTGAGTACAACAAGCAGGCCGCCCAGGAATTCGTCACGGAGATCACCACCATATTGGAAGAATACGCGCAGAGCAAAGCTCAGCCCACAGCCACCACTGACCATGAATAGGAATGGCTTGCGGCGGCAGTAACATCGCCGTCACCCGCCAAGCTCATCACATCCTCTTCATCGAAGCCTTTGCCGAGCACTTCAGTGAATCCCGCGAGTGGATCTGCCACTTCACCAAAGGTAAATTCACCTCCTCCACCTACCGCACTTACAAAGTCATCCGCACTGAATCTGAAGACCCTGAGCAGGGGTCTCTCTTTGACATCGAACTCAAGCGCGATAGCACCAGCACCTTCCACCTCCCAGACCACAAGCTGGACAAATTACCTGACGAGCTTCGCGAAGACCTTTTGGAAATCCTCAAAATCGCCGGGAGTAAATAGTCCTCTCAGCACGGATAAAAGCAACCCATCTGTGTAGCTCAATCACGACCATTTGTCACTCTGTATCAACCGGTCACACAAAATATTTCACCTATGGACTGATCAAAATAAAGAGCGCAACGCAGTATCGTATATCTCACTGACTCCCTGTACATTACACCCCCTTCTCCTCTTGGAAACCTATCTAACAGAGAGAAGAAGCGCCCTTTAAAAATCCAACTAGAAGGAACCAAATGCTACAGGAAATTACCGAGAAACAAGGAGACAGCCACGCTGTAGAATACCAGCCCTCCGCTAAACTCACCGAGGAGCTCACCCACTCCCACAGCGGCTACTCTCACGACAAGGAAGCCAAAACCTCCAACCCCAAGTGGATGGAAAAAATCCCGGACTCCACCAAAGTCAGCCAGCTGTCGATGCCCGGCACCCATGATACCATGGCCTTCTACGGAGGGGATGCCGTCCAGTGCCAGACCATGAGCCTGGAGAACCAGCTTGAGTCCGGCGTACGTGTGCTGGATATCCGCTGCCGCCACATCGCAGATGTCTTTGCCATCCACCATGGAGCCTTCTTCCAGAAAACCTTCTTCGGAGACGTTCTGAATATCGCCATCGACTTCCTCCAGAAAAACCCCAGCGAGACCGTCATGATGCGCGTGAAGGAAGAGTACAAGCCGGAGAATAACACCCGCACCTTCGAGGAAACCTTCCGAGACGGCTACTGGAACAGCTACAAGAAATACTGCTGGCAGCCCAGCGGTACGGATAACAACCCATCTCTCGGAGAGCTTCGTGGCAAGATCGTCATCCTGCAGAACTTCTCCGCCGCCGAGACCTACGGCATCGAGTACGATTCCTTCTCTATCCAGGACGAGTACAACCTCGGCACCAACTGGGATCTGTACAGCAAATGGGAAGAGGTCAAAAAGCAACTGGCCAAAGCCAATAGCGGCAGCTCAGGCGTGAAGTACATGAACTACCTCAGCGGCTCCGGCGGCTCATTCCCCTACTTCGTCGCCAGCGGCCACTCCAGCCCCGGCACCAATGCCCCCAGACTGGCCACCGGCAGAACCACACCCGGCTGGAAAAATAGCTGGCCGGACTTCCCGAGGGTCAATTGCTTCCTCGGCATCTGCACCATCGCCTTCGAAGGCACCAACATCCTGACCACCAACTGGATCGACAGCGCCTATAACAACCACGTTGGCATCGTCATGTCTGACTTCCCCGGACCCGGGCTTATCAACAACATCATCAGGCTCAACGATAAGCTCGACTAACAATTACCCCCTAAACAGCAATGGAGGGGGCTTCAGGGTCCCCTCCATTCCCTTTTGTGTAAAAAGTCTCAAACTGGCTACAAAGAATGAGCCAGATTACCATGGCCGCGCGTTTCCACACTCCATAGTATCACCTCAGAAACTATGGATTTTTCAGCGATCGTTATCATTGTAATCATCGGACTTGGCCTTGCTATTCGCCTGATGGCTGGAGCATGCGACAAGGAGCGTATAGCCAACCATATCCGCAGCATGGATGGCGAGCTTGTCGACAAACGTTGGGATCCTTTTGGCCCGGGCTGGTACGGAGAAAAGAACGCCAGAATTTATGAGATCGACTATAAAGACCGCGACGGCCACCTTCACCGAGCCCATGTCAAAACCTCCATGCTCAGCGGCGTATATCTCACTAACGACCACATCATCAAGCGCGTCTCCTCCCCTTCTCTAGCAGAAGAAAAAGCCGACCTCCTGAAACGTCTTGCGGAGATCGAACGCTTGGAGGGAAATCCGGCGGATTAAGCTCAGGTAAATGTCACAAGTCACCAGTTCCCGCTTCAAAAGCCATCTTCTGTGTCCTTCCGTGAATTCCGTGGTGCCCCCGTTTCATCAAGCAGGCCCATTCGAGCAATTCGTGAGATTCGTGGTCAAAAACGGATCCCCTCCAGCCAAGTTCCAGCCAATAAAAACGCCCGTAACTCATTCGAGACCGGGCGTTTTAGAAAATTTGGGATTCCTAATGGTCGGGACGACAGGATTTGAACCTGCGACCTCTTCACCCCCAGTGAAACGCGCTACCAAGCTGCGCTACGCCCCGAACTAGGAATCTGACGGCACCTTATTCCTCAGTTCATGGTTGGCAAGTCATAAATTTCCTGCAATTTCATGTCCCACAATGAAAGCAATCAAGACAGCGGTCGTAGGCGCCAGCGGATACACAGGAGCAGAGCTACTTAGACTTCTCCTCATGCATCCTGCTGCCGAGCTGGTGTGTGTCACTTCACGCCAGTACGAAGGTGAACCACTTGAAAAGGTGTTTCCCCGCTTCCGAGGCGTGCAGGGATCCCAACTGGAATTCACCGCCCCGAGTGCTGACACGATTGCTGCTGCAGGCGCAGAAGTCGCCTTTCTTGCCCTCCCTCACGGAGTAGCGGCCGAGTACGCCATCGCCCTGCTAGAAAAGGGTATCCGCGTGATCGATCTCAGCGCCGACTTCAGACTCAACTCTGCTGAGGTCTACGAAGAATTCTATGGTCACCCGCACCCGGCACCCGAGCTACTCGACGAAGCCGTCTATGGTCTTCCAGAACTCAAGGGCCGTAGCGAGGCGATCAAGTCTGCCAAGCTCGTCGCCAGCCCTGGTTGCTACCCGACCAGCATCATCACTCCACTTGTTCCCCTGCTGGAGAAAGGTCTCATCGATCCTGCCAGCATCGTCACCTGCTCCATGAGTGGTGTCAGCGGCGCGGGTAAGACCGGCAACGTCCTCTTCTCCTACTGTGAGGCTAACGAATCCGTACGCGCCTATGGCGTACCGAAGCACCGTCACCTCTCCGAAATCGAGCAAGAGCTCTCCATCGCCGCAGGTCAGGCAGTCCAGATCTCTTTCACTCCGCACCTCGTCCCGGCCCACAATGGTATCTGCACCACCACTAGCGCTACCCTAACAGGTGATGCTGACGCTATCGGTGCAGCACTGGAAGAAGCCTATGGAGGCTCTGACTTTGTTAGACTACTCGGCAAAGGCCAGCCAGCGGACACGAAGAACGTTACCCGTACCAACTTCCTGGATATCGGCTGGGACTACGATCCCCGCACGGGCCGCGTCCTGCTGCTCAGCGCCGAGGACAATCTTGGAAAGGGTGCCGCCAGCCAGGCCGTACAATCCATGAACCTGATGTTCGAACTTTCTGCGACTGAAGGTTTGCAGAACATTTAATTATAACGCATAGTGGGTTCTCCCCTTCGCAACTCTCCGTCAATTAGCACAGCAATGTCCTCACCATTTAGAAAAATCAAAGGAGGAGTCGGCGCGCCTAAAGGTTTCCTAACAAGCGCAGTCTCCGCTGGCATCAAGAATCCT
Above is a genomic segment from Rubritalea squalenifaciens DSM 18772 containing:
- a CDS encoding phosphatidylinositol-specific phospholipase C, with the translated sequence MLQEITEKQGDSHAVEYQPSAKLTEELTHSHSGYSHDKEAKTSNPKWMEKIPDSTKVSQLSMPGTHDTMAFYGGDAVQCQTMSLENQLESGVRVLDIRCRHIADVFAIHHGAFFQKTFFGDVLNIAIDFLQKNPSETVMMRVKEEYKPENNTRTFEETFRDGYWNSYKKYCWQPSGTDNNPSLGELRGKIVILQNFSAAETYGIEYDSFSIQDEYNLGTNWDLYSKWEEVKKQLAKANSGSSGVKYMNYLSGSGGSFPYFVASGHSSPGTNAPRLATGRTTPGWKNSWPDFPRVNCFLGICTIAFEGTNILTTNWIDSAYNNHVGIVMSDFPGPGLINNIIRLNDKLD
- the argC gene encoding N-acetyl-gamma-glutamyl-phosphate reductase produces the protein MKAIKTAVVGASGYTGAELLRLLLMHPAAELVCVTSRQYEGEPLEKVFPRFRGVQGSQLEFTAPSADTIAAAGAEVAFLALPHGVAAEYAIALLEKGIRVIDLSADFRLNSAEVYEEFYGHPHPAPELLDEAVYGLPELKGRSEAIKSAKLVASPGCYPTSIITPLVPLLEKGLIDPASIVTCSMSGVSGAGKTGNVLFSYCEANESVRAYGVPKHRHLSEIEQELSIAAGQAVQISFTPHLVPAHNGICTTTSATLTGDADAIGAALEEAYGGSDFVRLLGKGQPADTKNVTRTNFLDIGWDYDPRTGRVLLLSAEDNLGKGAASQAVQSMNLMFELSATEGLQNI
- a CDS encoding flavodoxin family protein; this translates as MSTLAILGSSSPDGNTCALARAVTSTCSGKLLDLSDYDITPWDYQARNGGDDFIHLAHEMAAATDIIFCTPVYWYAMSAQLKTFIDRFSDLITRNKEIGRSLAGKRTWLIATGSDETLPEGFEIPFALTSQYFQMHYSGALYGQTNDDGLLPIALEEAKTFAGKILGTPSI